A region from the Gossypium hirsutum isolate 1008001.06 chromosome A08, Gossypium_hirsutum_v2.1, whole genome shotgun sequence genome encodes:
- the LOC107934086 gene encoding uncharacterized protein isoform X2, with product MDNDENDSQSHNRHLAGEGNNKFPPVLRPYALPRFDFDDNLHGHLRFDSLVETEVFLGIESSEDNQWIEDFSRGGTGIAFSSSAAESCSISRCNNVWSEAASSESVEMLLKSVGQDETIPVQTISKNSDACDELGCLINQMEPTLKHGDGGLSKVGDDLQPALQSGEFPGKLPGLKDDVGGDHLLVEGVSQMHEFGISVDSTLEDLNTRNTDLPVTKRDDSKEHSVNENLVEASVDQSVDDREQEDKCTGSQVDAVIHSVQNTYASNALIDSQDTTHLKHDLIDENVDGSASQNVDLSQEIQTDGQNVSENAVVSVTLLAQKNSALDVHSKEDGHAIGNITTAGEPVDRISKGNSNLQMVEGCSEGLRVESPLRTSISEDIVLSERKLHDISPMPFFGDTDLKEHGSEVSNMDTRNSMSLESNMDSTVQIACDALEKKDSLDSDSHPDMKILSSKSEKSLVVDDNGSKREGEGSHNTLGTEPMKECEESIVVEHSDDYKSDQTVSTAANQNTKLSSDSSNTDCGEGGSVPVIKGVDFSSSGTGGTADELASILQSDVAISGKSMECVLSPSGKDLPAATAAVSDQNKVQVSSSETSFSIMNTSGMTSEKGAPCETSGQSSCSKVDQSLSMEGTSIDEGQHGDQAIHGLSVEVVRDKHVSSIVSDSTVRGTDGAEAQVISKSGSSEAAGAVSIQQNNQTSTSSSPSTSKEPTCDSGQNHPEDSDPKLLIKEKNSDHVAMHHVDGGHAKTDNSSFPSAPSSESQTKIHMMGSGSSSADLDNPSCGSPIVIRTSEQFPSKIGNDDLKGSEGRSASISGVINGEENKDQSISEDMKRNYASPGDRTFTFEVPPLADLSGKEAGKNLQLFSTMQHDTISSVKGTQSTASLSKVGTKAAQEVSHANLQASESENVRGRSKGTSEGSGSKGTSERRARRVGGKSAGKEATKKGIVAKEMTPASRSKRSASLSSAGIGQLVQSNEVKHSGHMEGATTKPFGVLSTSVSSLPDLNASASSSAVFHQPFTDLQQVQLRAQIFVYGALIQGTAPDEAYMISAFGGLDGGRTMWENAWRACIDRVHSQKSHLVSPETPMQTPLGAKSSDQSVKRNALQNKVTSSPVSRSTSKGTPTTIVNPMVPLSSPLWSISTPSCDALQSTGIPRSAVMDYQQALSPLRPPPIRNFVGHNAPWMSQSPFRVPWVPQTSSFDARFPVLPITETVNLTPAREASVPHSSAMKQASTVPMVQSGCPANVFAGTPLLDTKKATATRGQHSAYPKPRKRKKSTVSEDPGQIKPHSQSESVSATVATSNVSTPAAITTLATVVSKSSTDKFVTSVPVDHLENGEQDSDQRVALSEETFGKLQEAQKQAEDASALAAAAVHHSQEIWNQLGKHKNSGLEPDFETELTSTAVAIAAAASVAKAAAAAAKVASNAALQAKLMADEALVSSGYKNSVPTNAIASDNVKKLGKATPASILRGENATSSSNSIIIAAREAARRRVEAASAASKRAENMDAIVKAAELAAEAVSQAGKIVAMGEPFPLTELVEAGPEAYWKVPRASPESNGSVREHIDSGRVEGPTSSARLPKEVQVEKREKQSVEYGMSPTLREIARESIEDHSRLTGGILGPTAASGKDKKGPKGRKASEIAKTKGVTSESEIGFGPPSVITQSEHGKGGETSKNNNLREGSRVEVLRDGDGLKVAWFPADILDLKDGKAYVCYNELRSEDGDKLKEWVELEGEGNRAPRIRTVRPVTAMPFEGTRKRRRAAMGDYNWAPGDRVDSWMQDSWWEGVVTEKSQTDETSFTVHFPARGETSVVKAWLLRPSLIWKNGSWVEGSSFQDNNGSSHEGDTPQEKRPRIGGPVVEGRGEDKLSKSLDLKESWKPGDMRLLDLSDNEKIFNIGRSTRDENKPDSLKMVRTGLKKEGSRVIFGVPKPGKKRKFMEVSKHYVADQSGKTHEISDSAKFSKYLMPQGSEPREMKNKIEPKDKRAAVYRPKVLKSGKPPSVSSRTIHKDSLSNTLVSEPGDSAAADVSHAENISGKHNIMEFRSFSSSDGAAKGPVLFSSVAFSSDAPPKKNSASNAKSERVSKPKLGPASGKLAKIEEEKGSNDNSMKTVSEVEPRRSNRRIQPTSRLLEGLQSSLIISKIPSVSHDRSHKSQNRSSRGNNQG from the exons ATGGATAATGATGAAAATGATTCCCAAAGCCACAATCGTCATTTAGCTGGTGAAGGGAACAATAAATTTCCTCCTGTTTTACGCCCTTATGCTCTCCCAAGATTTGATTTTGATGATAACCTTCATGGGCATTTAAGATTTGATAGTTTGGTTGAAACTGAAGTTTTTCTTGGCATTGAAAGTAGTGAAGATAATCAGTGGATTGAAGATTTTTCTCGTGGGGGTACTGGGATTGCATTTAGTTCAAGTGCAGCTGAATCTTGTTCAATTTCTAGGTGCAACAATGTCTGGTCTGAGGCAGCCTCCTCAGAATCTGTTGAAATGCTATTAAAGTCTGTAGGACAGGACGAAACTATTCCTGTTCAGACTATTAGTAAGAATTCAGATGCCTGTGATGAACTGGGCTGCTTAATAAATCAGATGGAGCCTACTTTGAAACATGGAGATGGTGGTCTTTCTAAAGTGGGGGATGACTTACAGCCTGCATTACAGTCAGGAGAGTTTCCAGGGAAACTTCCTGGGTTGAAAGATGATGTAGGAGGAGATCATCTGCTGGTTGAAGGTGTTTCTCAAATGCATGAATTTGGCATATCTGTTGATAGCACATTGGAAGATCTAAATACCAGAAATACTGACTTGCCTGTGACTAAGAGAGATGATTCTAAAGAACATAGTGTTAACGAAAATCTAGTGGAAGCTTCTGTTGATCAATCTGTGGATGACAGGGAGCAGGAAGATAAATGTACTGGTTCACAAGTTGATGCTGTGATTCACTCCGTGCAGAACACTTATGCAAGTAATGCTTTGATAGATAGTCAAGATAccacacatttaaaacatgatcTCATTGATGAAAATGTGGACGGTTCAGCAAGTCAAAATGTTGACTTGAGCCAAGAAATTCAAACTGATGGTCAGAACGTGAGTGAGAATGCAGTTGTAAGTGTTACCTTGCTTGCACAGAAGAATTCAGCCTTGGACGTGCATTCTAAGGAAGATGGACATGCTATTGGAAACATTACGACTGCAGGTGAGCCTGTTGATAGGATATCGAAAGGGAATTCCAACCTCCAGATGGTGGAAGGGTGCAGCGAGGGCTTGAGGGTAGAAAGTCCTTTGCGGACTAGCATTTCCGAAGACATTGTCTTGTCTGAAAGAAAATTACATGACATATCACCAATGCCTTTTTTTGGTGATACTGACCTTAAGGAACATGGAAGTGAAGTCAGCAATATGGATACTAGAAATTCTATGAGTCTAGAGTCAAATATGGATTCAACGGTGCAGATAGCATGTGATGCTCTTGAGAAGAAGGATTCGTTAGACAGTGATAGCCACCCTGATATGAAAATCTTGAGCAGCAAGTCTGAAAAATCTTTGgtagtggatgataatggttcTAAGCGTGAAGGTGAAGGTTCCCACAATACTTTGGGAACAGAACCTATGAAAGAATGTGAAGAAAGTATAGTCGTTGAACATAGTGATGATTATAAATCTGATCAGACCGTTTCAACTGCTGCAAATCAGAACACCAAATTGTCTTCCGATTCTAGTAACACAGATTGTGGGGAAGGTGGATCTGTGCCTGTAATAAAGGGAGTTGACTTCTCATCCTCCGGTACAGGTGGCACAGCTGATGAGTTAGCTTCGATTTTACAATCTGATGTTGCCATTAGTGGCAAGTCaa TGGAGTGTGTTCTTTCGCCTTCTGGTAAGGATCTTCCTGCTGCTACTGCTGCTGTGTCTGATCAAAACAAGGTTCAAGTGTCATCTTCAGAAACAAGTTTCTCAATCATGAATACTTCTGGAATGACATCGGAAAAGGGTGCACCTTGTGAGACTAGTGGACAGTCCTCTTGTAGTAAAGTTGATCAGTCCTTGTCAATGGAGGGTACTTCTATTGATGAGGGCCAACATGGAGACCAGGCAATTCATGGACTGTCAGTGGAGGTTGTAAGGGATAAGCATGTATCATCTATCGTCTCTGATTCAACGGTGAGAGGAACTGATGGTGCTGAAGCTCAAGTTATTTCTAAATCGGGTTCTTCAGAAGCTGCAG GTGCTGtatcaatacaacaaaataaccAGACATCAACAAGTTCATCGCCTTCAACTTCAAAGGAACCTACCTGTGATTCTGGCCAAAATCATCCTGAAGATAGTGACCCCAAATTACTTATAAAAGAGAAGAACAGTGATCACGTTGCTATGCATCATGTTGATG GCGGTCATGCAAAGACTGATAACAGCTCCTTTCCTTCTGCACCCTCATCTGAATCTCAAACTAAGATTCACATGATGGGAAGTGGAAGTAGTAGTGCCGATCTTGACAATCCTTCATGTGGCTCTCCTATTGTCATTAGAACATCTGAGCAGTTCCCAAGTAAAATTGGAAATGATGATTTGAAAGGATCCGAGGGTCGGAGTGCTTCAATTTCTGGGGTCATTAATGGGGAAGAGAACAAAGACCAATCTATTTCTGAGGATATGAAAAGAAATTATGCATCTCCTGGAGACAGAACTTTCACCTTTGAGGTACCTCCATTGGCAGATTTGTCTGGAAAAGAAGCTGGCAAGAATTTGCAACTTTTTTCTACCATGCAACACGACACAATATCCTCG GTCAAGGGAACACAATCAACTGCTAGCTTAAGCAAAGTGGGTACCAAGGCTGCTCAGGAGGTGAGTCATGCAAATCTTCAGGCATCTGAGAGTGAGAATGTACGTGGTCGCTCCAAAGGGACGTCTGAGGGTAGTGGCTCCAAAGGGACCTCTGAGCGTAGAGCAAGGCGAGTAGGTGGTAAGAGTGCGGGGAAGGAAGCTACTAAAAAGGGAATTGTTGCAAAAGAAATGACTCCCGCAAGTCGATCAAAAAGAAGTGCATCACTCAGTTCAGCTGGAATTGGCCAGCTTGTTCAATCCAATGAGGTGAAGCACTCTGGACATATGGAAGGGGCAACCACGAAGCCATTTGGTGTTCTTTCTACTTCAGTATCTAGCCTGCCAGACTTGAATGCCTCAGCTTCTTCATCTGCAGTTTTCCACCAGCCTTTTACCGATTTGCAACAAGTTCAGTTACGTGCTCAGATTTTTGTATATGGAGCTCTGAT TCAAGGAACAGCACCTGATGAGGCTTATATGATATCAGCATTTGGTGGACTTG ATGGTGGAAGAACCATGTGGGAGAATGCATGGCGAGCATGTATAGACAGGGTACATTCTCAAAAATCTCATCTTGTTAGCCCTGAAACTCCGATGCAGACGCCTTTAG GTGCCAAAAGTTCTGATCAGTCAGTCAAACGAAATGCACTTCAGAATAAGGTTACATCCTCACCTGTTAGTCGGTCCACCAGCAAGGGTACTCCAACAACAATTGTAAACCCAATGGTTCCCCTTTCATCACCACTTTGGAGTATTTCTACTCCTTCCTGTGATGCTCTTCAATCTACTGGCATTCCGAGAAGTGCAGTTATGGATTATCAGCAGGCACTTTCTCCATTGCGTCCTCCACCTATAAGGAATTTTGTTGGACATAATGCTCCTTGGATGTCCCAGTCCCCTTTCCGTGTACCCTGGGTTCCACAGACTTCTTCTTTTGATGCTCGTTTTCCTGTGCTTCCTATCACAGAAACAGTTAATTTGACCCCTGCAAGAGAAGCCTCTGTGCCTCATTCTTCTGCGATGAAGCAGGCGTCCACAGTTCCTATGGTCCAGAGTGGCTGTCCTGCTAATGTTTTTGCTGGGACTCCCCTGCTTGACACAAAAAAGGCAACAGCAACACGTGGTCAGCATTCTGCTTATCCAAAGCCCAGAAAGAGGAAAAAGTCTACAGTTTCTGAGGACCCTGGGCAGATTAAACCGCATTCTCAATCAGAGTCCGTTTCAGCTACTGTTGCGACTAGTAATGTGTCTACACCAGCCGCTATTACAACCCTTGCCACTGTTGTTTCCAAGTCATCCACTGACAAATTCGTTACATCTGTCCCTGTTGACCATCTTGAAAACGGTGAACAGGATTCAGATCAGAGGGTTGCTCTGTCTGAAGAGACCTTTGGTAAACTCCAGGAGGCTCAAAAGCAGGCGGAAGATGCTTCTGCTCTTGCTGCAGCTGCTGTTCATCACAGTCAAGAAATATGGAATCAGTTGGGCAAGCACAAAAATTCTGGTTTGGAACCAGATTTTGAAACAGAATTGACTTCCACTGCTGTGGCAATAGCAGCAGCTGCTTCTGTTGCAAAGGCTGCAGCTGCAGCTGCCAAGGTTGCCTCAAATGCTGCATTACAAGCAAAATTGATGGCTGATGAAGCATTGGTTTCAAGTGGCTACAAAAATTCTGTTCCAACTAATGCAATTGCTTCTGATAATGTCAAGAAGCTTGGCAAGGCTACTCCTGCATCCATCTTAAGGGGTGAAAACGCTACTAGTAGTTCAAATTCCATCATAATTGCTGCAAGGGAAGCTGCTAGGAGGAGGGTAGAAGCTGCATCAGCTGCCTCAAAGCGAGCTGAAAACATGGATGCCATTGTTAAAGCTGCTGAGCTGGCGGCGGAAGCTGTATCACAGGCTGGGAAGATTGTTGCTATGGGTGAGCCTTTTCCATTGACTGAATTGGTAGAAGCTGGTCCTGAGGCATACTGGAAAGTACCCCGAGCATCTCCTGAGTCAAATGGTTCCGTCAGAGAGCACATAGACAGTGGTCGTGTGGAAGGCCCTACTTCATCTGCTAGGCTTCCAAAAGAGGTTCAAGTAGAAAAGAGGGAAAAGCAAAGTGTTGAATATGGAATGTCACCAACTCTTAGAGAGATAGCTAGAGAGTCTATAGAGGATCATTCTAGATTAACAGGTGGAATTTTGGGTCCTACTGCAGCAAGCGGAAAGGATAAAAAGGGACCAAAAGGCCGCAAAGCTTCAGAAATTGCCAAAACTAAAGGAGTCACATCTGAATCCGAAATTGGGTTTGGACCGCCTTCCGTGATCACTCAGAGTGAACATGGGAAAGGAGGGGAAActtcaaaaaataacaatttaaggGAGGGTTCCCGTGTTGAG GTACTGAGAGATGGAGATGGCTTAAAAGTAGCATGGTTCCCAGCTGATATTCTGGATTTAAAAGATGGCAAAGCTTATGTGTGTTACAACGAACTTCGATCAGAGG ATGGTGATAAGCTAAAGGAATGGGTGGAACTTGAAGGTGAAGGGAATAGAGCACCCAGGATACGTACTGTTCGGCCTGTTACAGCCATGCCATTTGAAGGAACAAGGAAGAGGCGCAGGGCAGCTATGGGTGACTATAATTGGGCTCCTGGGGATAGGGTTGATTCATGGATGCAGGATAG CTGGTGGGAGGGAGTTGTCACTGAGAAGAGCCAGACGGATGAAACATCATTTACTGTTCACTTTCCTG CTCGAGGTGAAACATCTGTTGTCAAAGCATGGCTTCTTCGTCCTTCTCTGATTTGGAAGAATGGTAGTTGGGTTGAAGGGTCCAGTTTTCAGGATAATAATGGCTCTTCCCACGAG GGTGATACCCCTCAGGAAAAGCGACCTAGGATAGGCGGTCCTGTTGTAGAAGGCAGAGGGGAAGATAAGCTCTCAAAAAGTTTAGACCTTAAGGAGTCTTGGAAACCTGGTGACATGAGATTGCTGGATTTATCTGACAacgaaaaaatatttaatattggtaGAAGCACCAGAGATGAGAATAAGCCTGATTCACTCAAAATGGTACGTACTGGTttaaagaaggaaggatcaagagTTATTTTTGGTGTTCCTAAGCCAGGAAAGAAGAGAAAGTTTATGGAAGTAAGCAAACATTATGTTGCAGATCAGAGTGGTAAGACTCATGAAATAAGTGATTCAGCtaagttttcaaaatatttgatGCCTCAAGGATCTGAGCCCcgtgaaatgaaaaataaaattgaaccaAAGGATAAACGAGCAGCTGTATATAGGCCTAAGGTTCTCAAGTCTGGAAAACCACCTAGTGTTTCTAGTAGAACTATTCATAAGGACAGCTTATCAAACACTCTGGTTTCTGAACCCGGTGATTCTGCAGCTGCAGATGTAAGCCATGCGGAGAATATATCAGGAAAGCATAACATCATGGAGTTTAGATCATTTTCAAGTTCTGATGGAGCAGCAAAAGGCCCGGTCTTATTTTCTTCTGTGGCTTTCTCATCAGATGCTCCCCCAAAGAAAAATTCAGCATCAAATGCTAAATCTGAACGGGTTAGCAAACCGAAACTTGGACCAGCTTCTGGGAAGTTGGCCAAAATTGAGGAGGAAAAAGGCTCCAATGACAATTCAATGAAAACAGTATCTGAAGTTGAACCTCGGAGATCTAATCGGAGGATTCAACCAACGTCAAGA CTCTTGGAAGGCCTACAAAGCTCATTGATCATCTCAAAAATTCCTTCTGTTTCGCATGACAGAAGTCACAAAAGTCAAAACAGGAGTAGTAGAG GAAATAACCAAGGGTGA